GTGCGACCGCCGTCACGCGTGCGATAGATATACGGTTTGTAGTCGTCGATACGGTGCCGGTCGACCGCGGCGTACGCGACGCTCTCATCGAAGTGCGACGCTTCGATGATGCCGACTTTACTCCAAGTGGTAACGGCGGGAGGCGTGACGTTACTCCACCGCTTGCCTCCGTCGCGCGTGACCCAGACATAGCCGTCGTCGGTGCCGGCCCAAATGAGGTCGGCGCGCAGCGGCGACGGAGCGATCGAATACACGACGCCGTGACGCTTCACGCCGTTGTCGTCGGCCGTCGTCGCCGGATCGAGATTCGGCGACGATCCGTCCGCGCTGCGCGACAGGTCGGGGCTCACGATTGCCCACGTTTTGCCGCCGTCGCGCGTGCGGAAGATGCGCTGGCGTCCGAAGTACAGCGTCCTGGGGTCGACGGGTGAAAACGCGACCGGAAGCGTCCACGTACCACGCCACACGACACCCGGGTAATCGAGCGTCGGATCGATGTTCTGCTCCCACCCGGTGCTGGGGATTTCTTTGGTCACCGTTCCGCCGTACACCATGTCGCGATGTCGCGGATCGGGCGCGAGTGTCCCGCTTTCGCCACCCACGTCGAGCGGCCGAAAGTCTTGCTGCGAAATCGATCCATACTTCGAGAAGCTCGGCGTGGAGGCGGCGCCTGAGTCTTGCTGCGCACCGTAAACCCAATACGGAAATGCGTTGTCGGTGATAACGTGATAGAACTGGCCCGTCGGCTGGTTGTACCACGAGCTCCAGCTCTTGCCGTAGTTGACGCTCACCACGACACCCTGATCGCTGCCGAGGATGATGCGATTCGAATCGTTCGGATCGACCCACGCGATGTGGAAGTCCGGACCGGTCGGGTCGCCGATGAGCGCGTTAAAACTCTTGCCGCCGTCGGTCGACCGGTACGTGGTCGTGTTCATTGCGTAGACGACGTCGGGATTGTGCGGATCGGCGGTGATTCCGCAGAAATACCATCCGCGCTGCCAAATGCGCTCCTCGTTGTCGGTGTGCGCCCACGTTGCGCCGGCGTCGTCGGAACGCCACATGCCGCCGTTGGCCGGATCGCTGTCGATCATTGCGTAGATACGATGCGGCGCGGCGTTGGAAATCGTGAGACCCATGTGCCCGACTTTAGCCGGCAATCCGCCGTGCAGCTGCGTCCACGTCTTGCCGCCGTCGGTCGTTTTGTAGAGACCGCTTCCGGGCCCGTTTGACGGCGGGTACACGTTCCACGGCGGACGGCGCGTCTGCCACAGCCCGGCGTACACGACGTTGGGATCGCTGGGATCCATCGCCAGCGAAAACGCCCCGGTGTTCTCGTCTTTGTAGAGCACTTTGCTCCACGTCTTGCCGCCGTCGGTCGTCTTGAAGACGCCGCGCTCGGCGTTGGGACCGTATTGATGTCCGCCCGCGGCGACGTACGCAACGTCGGCGTCGTGCGGATCGACGACGATCGCGCCGATTTGGCGCGAATCGTCGAGACCGAGATGCTGCCACGTCTTGCCGCCGTCGGTCGACTTGTACACGCCGTTGCCGTAGGCAATGTCGGAGCGCATGTCGGCTTCGCCGCTGCCGACGTAGATGACGCTCGGATTGCTGGGCGCAACCGTAATCGCGCCGATCGACGCGATATCCTGACCGTCGAAGATCGGATTCCACGTCCGTCCGGCGTCGGTGGTCTCCCAAACGCCGCCGTCGACGGCACCGAAGTAGAAGTGATCGGGTTGGCCCGGAACGCCGGTCACCGCGATTTCGCGGCCCCCGCGGAAGGGTCCGATCAGCCGCCAGTGCAGGGCGTTGAGATGCGACGGACTGACGCTTGCCGCGGCAGCGGAGACCGGAGCGGCGGTCAGCGCGACGAGCGTGGCGAGAAGTGCGCTCAACAAACGGTGCATGAGCGCGAGTTACTCGTATGGGTTGGAAAACTACTGCTGCGTGAACTCGGAGTCCGCGATCGCGATGTTGATTTGGTACGTGCCGTACGCGATCCGCGCCTGACCGCTGTAACCCGGAAAGCGCGCGGTCACGGCAATGCTCGTCGGCAAATGGTACGGCGAGAGACCGTGATGGCTAAACTCGAGCCCGAGGGCCGACCCGTTGGTGTAGGCAAAGGCTACCGACTCGATCGCGTAGGTGCGGGCGTTGACCCACATCGTGACCGTTTTCACGTTGCTAGGATGCTTCGGCGTGCCCACCAGCACATAGGCCGTGTGATTGCGATGCGGCGTGGTTCCCTGTAAAACGATATCGTAAGTCGCTTCCCACGTCTGCGGCGTGCCCATCGCGTTCATCGTGTTCGAGAAGCTCTTGGCTGCGCTCGGCACGTTGTTGAGACGCATCGCCTCCTTGTCGGGCGCTTTGAAGTACTCGGTGCCGTCCATGGCGACCGGCACCGAGAGAAAGCTCACGCGAACGCTGCCGCGGATGGAAACCGGAACTTGATACGAGTGCAGCTCTTGCCGGCCCGCGACGGCTCGAGCGAGTACGTCGGAAGCGTTCTGCGGGGGACTTGCGGTCGGCGCGGAAGCCGGCGCCGCCCCGAGCGCGACGAGAAGTACGAGGGGGCCCCAGCGGCTTTGCCGCGCGGGGGGCGGCGGAGCCGAAGGCGGAGCGCCGGTTAAGGGAATTCCGCGGCGGATTACCACCCGCCGCCCGAGTCTCCGCCCCCGCCGCCGAAATCGCCGCCGCCACCACCGGAGTCGCCAAATCCGCCGCCGCTCCAGTCGCCGCCGCTGGCGCCGCCGAGACCGGCCTGCCCCGCGTCGCCCTGCCAGCCGCCGCCGTCGCTGCCGCCTTGAACCGCCTGCGACGCATCGGCGGGCGCGGCCAAGCCGCCGCCCCCGTGCTGACCGAACATCTCGTTACCGAGCCACGCGCCGCCCAAGCCGCCGAGCAGACCGCTGAAGAAGCTTCCGCCGCCGCCCCCACCGTAGCCGTAACCGCCGTATCCCGGCATCGGTCCCGGCGCGCCCGGACCCGGCATGCCGCCGTAATTGCGAGGTCCGGACATCGCGCGCATAATCGAGCGCAAAATCATGAAACCAACGATTGCGATAATGATCCACCAAAACATCGAGATATGAAAACCTCCACCGCCGTAGGCGGTCGCGGGTGCGCCAGAATAGCCGGCGTTGGATTGCGACCGCAAACTGCCGGTGTGCGCGCGATACACGTTGAGAACGCCGTCGACTGCGGCCGCGATCCCGGCGTCGTAGTTTTCGGTGCGGAACTGCGCTTCCATCGATTGGCGAATGCCGCGCGTGACGTCGGGCGTAAACCATCCGGCCTGCACGCCCGCGTTATCGGGGACGATAATGTCGCGCCGGTCGGTTTTTGCGATGAAGATCAAGACGCCGTTGACGTTTTGCGATGAAAACGCCGAACTCGCCGCGCTCTGCAACGACGTGCCGTTGAGCGACGGCACGGTAACGACGACGATCTCTTTACCGGTCTGCGCGTTGAAGCTCGAAATGCGCGCATTGAGCTGCGAGATGGTCGAGGCCGAAAACATGCCGGCCTGGTCTTGGACGAAGTCGCGCGCCGCAGCCGGCAGCGGCAGCAAGGCCGCGAATGCGAGCATGGCGGCCAGGGCGCGAAGGGTGGCAATCGCTGGTGTTCTCACGGTGGATTCTACCTATGACCCGGCGGGGTGTTTCGCCCTCTTGCCTAGGATTGTCGACAGTCGACGGAGGAGAGCAAGCCATGGCCACGTCCCCTCAGTTGAAGTCGGGATCCCTGAGCTTTATCGAGGTCCTCGCGACGTCGGTTGCGCTGATCGGGCCAAGCATGACGCCGCTTTTAATTGCGCCCGGGATGTTCGCCCTGGCCGGCAATGCGACGTGGCTCGCCTACGTCTTCGGCGCCGCGATGCTGTTCTTCGTGGCGCTGAACATCAATCAATTTGCCCGGCGCTCGAGCGAGGCCGGCTCGATGTACGGCTACGTCGCCGATAACCTGGGTCGCACGACCGGCGCGCTCAACGGCTGGGCGCTGCTGTGGGCGTACGGATTCACCGCGGCGGCCGTAGTCGGTGCGATGGCGCTGTTTGGCGATTTGCTTTTACGCGACGCCGGCATTCACGCACCGCTCGTCCTCATCGCTGCGGTCGTCGCGGCGATCGCATGGCAAGCCGCATATCGCGGCGTGCAGATCTCCGCGATCGTCATGCTCGTGCTCGAGGTCATTTCGGTGGTCATCATCTGCGCCGTGGTCGGCGTCGTGCTCTTCCACCAGGGGCCGCACCTCGACGTCAATCAAGTCACGCTCAAGGGCGGCTTTCCCGGCGGAATCGGAATAGCGTTAGCATTTGCGATGTTCAGTTTCGTCGGATTCGAAAGCGCGACGGCGTTCGGTGCGGAGGCGAAAAACCCGCTCGTGACGATTCCGCGTGCGGTTATCGGCAGCGTGCTGTTTGCGAGCGTGTTCTTCATCGTCGTAACGTATGCCGAGATCGTCGGCATGGCGCACGCGGCGCAGCCGCTCGACAAGCAGACGTTTCCGCTCGGTACCCTCGTCGATCTTTTTGGCATCGGCTTCCTGCGCGTGCCATTGACGATCGGCGCGCTGTGCAGCGCCTTTTCGGTGTGCCTGGCCTGTATCACGACGGCGGGCCGTATCGCTTACGCGATGGCGACGGAAGGTTCGCTGCCGCCGGCCTTTGCACGCATCGAACCCAAGCACGATACACCGAACGTTGCGGTGACCGTGGTGACCGCAATCACGCTCGTGATTGCGGCGGCGTGCCTCATAGGCGGGATCGCGCCGATCGATGTATTCAACAATTGCGGCGTCCTGAGCTCATTTGGATTCTTTCTCGCATACGCACTGATCTCGATTGCGGCGGCAGTGTTCGTGAAGCGCCGGGGCGAGCGCCGCGTAGGCGATCTGCTGATCTCGGGGGTCGCGGTCGCACTGTTGGTGTTTGCCGCCGCGATGGACTTCTTTCCGCTGCCGGCGCCCCCGCAGCGTTACTTTGCTTACTACTTCCTGGCGTTTCTGGTTCTGGGTTGGATGTGGTTTGCGCTGCGCCGCCGCAAGGCCGTGGCGTGAAGCAGCAGGCGTTCGAGCGCGCGTCGACGGCCGTTCGCGTCGCAACCGTCTTGCGCGAGCGCATCGCGCGCGGCGAGCTGCGGCCGGGTTCGCGGCTCATCGAACTCGACATCTCGCGCGAGCTCGGCGTGAGCCGCAGCCCGGTGCGCGAGGCACTGCTGCATTTGGCCGAAGAAGGCCTCGTGGAAATTCTGCCCTATCGCGGCGCGATGGTCGTGCCCCTCGATAAAGTGCGTCTGACGGAGCTATTGGAGTTTCGCTTGGCGCTCGAGCACTTCGCGCTGGAACGGCTCGTCGAAAGAAGCGATCGCTCCGAGATTGCGCGGCTGCGCGAGCGGGTGGAGCCCCTGCGCGCCGCCATCTCGAGCGGCGATCGTCAAGCAACGATCGATGCCGATCTCGCGATGCACCGCGAGATGGTTGCAATGGCCGGCAACACGCTGGTCGAGCGCGCGTACGAAAGTCTCATCGTACAGATACGCTTGTACATCGATCTCACGAGCGCGCACTACGAGCGTCCGGAGGATCTTGCGACCGAGCACGAAGCGTTCTTCGACGCGGTCGAACGCGGTGAGTTTTTGATGTCGCGCAAGCTCCTCGACGCGCACATCACGCACGGCTTCGAGGACGTCGGCTAAGGCCAGCGGCTGATGACGACGCGCTGTTGCGTATAAAATGCGACGCCGTCTTTGCCGTGACAGCGTAAGTCGCCGAAGATCGAATCTTTCACGCCGCCGAACGGGAAGAACGACATCGGCGCGGCCACGCCGATATTGACGCCGACCATGCCGACTTCGATGCGATTCGAAAACGTTCGCGCGCTGCCGCCGTCCGACGTAAAGATCGACGAGGCGTTGCCGTAGCGCGATCGATTCGCTAAGTCGATCGCTTCGCCGAGCGTCGATACCCGCACGATCGCCAGGACCGGACCGAAAATCTCTTCCCGCGCCAGTTCGCTTTGCGGATCGACGCGATCGAAGATAACCGGCGAGAGAAACGAGCCTTTGGCTTCGCGAGCCGCCGGATCGGGAGCGAGCTCCAGCGTCGCTCCGCTCTTGCGCGCGCGCTCGACGTAACCGTCGATGCGCGCGATCGCGTCGTGACTGATGACTGGTCCCATGTCGGTGCCGGCATCGAGGCCGCATCCTAAACGCAAGCCGCGCGCCGCGTCGACCAGCATCGGCACGAGCCGTTCGCCCGCGTCGCCGACGGCAACCACGACCGAACCCGCCAGGCAACGCTGTCCCGCGCCGCCGAAGGCCGAGCTGACGATCGCGTCGATCGAGCTTTGCTTCACGCCGTCGGGCATCACGATCAGATAGTTTTTTGCGCCGCCCAACGCTTGAACGCGCTTGTGGGAGCGAACCGCGCGCTCGTGCACGAGCTGCGCGACGGTCGACGACCCTACGAACGACACGGCCGCAACGTCGGGATGGTCGATCAGCGCGTTGACGGTTTCGACGCCGCCGTGCACGACGTTGAGGACGCCGTCGGGGAACTTCGCTTCGCGCGCGACCTCGGCGAGCAAATTCGCCGTGAGCGGCGTCTGCGGCGACGGCTTGAGCACGAACGTGTTGCCGGCGGCCAACGCAATGGGAAACATCCACAGCGGGATCATCGACGGGAAGTTAAACGGCGTGATGCCCACGCAGACGCCGAGCGGGTAGCGCATCGAGATCGAATCGACGCCGCGCGCGATGTCGGGCAGCGCGTCGCCCATCATCAGCGACGGCATGCCGCACGCGAACTCGACGGCTTCGATGCCGCGCCGCGCTTCCGCGCGCGCATCGGCAATCGTCTTGCCGTTCTCGCGCGACACGCTGCGCGCGATCTCTTCGTGGCGCCGCTCGAGTGCGTCGGCGTAACGGAACATGAGCCGCGCGCGCTCGATCACCGGAACCTGCGACCACGTTATAAACGCGGCTTTTGCCGAGGTGACGGCCCGCGCGACGTCGTCGCTCTGCGCGACCGCAATGCTGCCGAGCTCGAGCCCGGTCGCGGGATCGGTGACCAGCATTTCCATCGTTACCCTGCCTTCGGAAGCTTCGCGAACTCTGCGAACGCGGCGTCGAAAATCTCCATCGCCTCGTCGAGCTCGCTTTCGGCGACGGTCAGCGGCGGCGACACGACGATGACGTTATAACGGCCATAGATGTACATGCCGCGAGCGAGCAGGTCGCCGAAGAGCGATTGCAGCGTTCGGCCGCCTTGCCATTCGACCAGCGGCTCGCGCGTTTCGGGATTGGCGACCAGCTCGAGTCCGAAGAACGCGCCGACGCCGCGCGCCTCGCCCAGCATCGGATGCCGCGACCCGAGTTCTTCGAAGCGCTTGCGCAGCCACTCTTCGACGACGCGCGCCCGTGGGAAGAGATTTTCTTCCCGGTACGCCTTCACGGCGGCCAGCCCGGCTGCCGTTGCGAGCGGATGTCCGCTAAACGTGTGGCCGCTGGGCAGCGCGTGCGCGTCGAAAAACTTTGCCAGCGATTCGCGCACGGCGACGCCGCCGAGCGGAACGTATGCCGACGTCACGCCTTTGGCAAACGTGAACATGTCGGGCGCCACGCCGAATCGCTGCGAAGCGAACGCCTCGCCGGTGCGTCCGAATCCGGTCATGACCTCGTCGAAGATCAGCAGAATGCCGTAACGGTCGCACAACTCGCGCACGCGTTTGAGATAACCGTCGGGGAAGACGATGACGCCGTTAGAACCAATGACGGGCTCGATCATCAGCGCGGCGATCCGTTCGCCGCCTTCGTAGCGCACGATCTCTTCGAGATGCGCGATCGCGCGCTCGACCTCTTCGGCTGCGTCGCGCGTGTGGAACGGACTGCGATACGGAAACGGCGAGAAGAAGCGCACGACGCCGGGAAGGCCCGGTTCGTTCGGCCAGCGCCGGTTCTCGCCGCTCAAACTGCCGGCGCCGGGTGCCGAGCCGTGAAACGACCGGTACGCGGTCAACACTTTGTGCCGTCCGGTAATGGCGCGCGCGAACTTCACGGCGTCTTCGTTGGCTTCACCACCGCCGGTCGTGAAGAAGACGCGGCCGCCCTCATTCCAGGGACCGATTTCGACGATTGCCTTGGCCAGCGCGGAACGGGTGTCGTTGCCCAGGCTGGGCGGCGCATAGGCCAGCCGCGCCGCCTGTTCCCCGATGGCTTGCGCCATGCCGGCGTGACCGTGGCCGAGGTTGACGGCCACCAATCCCGCCGAAAGGTCGAGATAACGCTTCCCGGAGTCGTCGTAGAGGTAGGATCCCTCTCCGCGAACGATGGTCGGCACCGAACGGCCGGCCTGCGGAACCCACGGCGTCAAAACATGATCCATGCGAGCCTCTTGTACATTGTCGACAATTGTTCCCGCTTAGCGGGCAGCCAGGGTCGTACCCACGACGATGAGGCCGCCTGCGACGCTCAAGGCGAAGAAAACGATGAAGATCCAGACGCCCAGGCGTTTCCAGAAGTCGCGGCGGTTGCGCGACGCCCGCGTCTCAAGACGCGGCATGGAGCGGCCCCCAGAGGCGTTCCAAATTGTAAAACGTGCGCTCCTCGGGCGTGAACACGTGCGCGATGAGATTGCCGGCGTCGATGAGGATCCACGTGCCGTCGCTATAGCCCTCTACGCGCAACACGGCCGCATCGTTCTTTTTAAGCGCTTCCACGATCGCGTCGGCGATGGCGCGGGTTTGTATCTTCGACCGTCCGGTGACGATGACGAACGCATCGGCCAAAATCGTGCGCGCGTGCACGTCCAAAACGGTGAAATCGATACCTTTTTTGTCGAGCGCAGCGTCGCGGACGACGTCGATTACATGGTCGATGCTCTTACCTCCTCGAGCGGAATGCCGAACGTGTGCGCGGCCGCGATGGTGGCGGGCGCGACGGCGAGTCCTTTGTGCGCCAAATGACGCACCGACGATTTGATGACCTCGCGCGTCGCTTCGGTCAAATCGTTCATCGCGAGCTCCCATAACGCGGCGCGTTCGGGAAAGTTGCGTTCCGGTTCCAAACCGTCGGCGAGAAAAACGACGCAATCCAACGGCGACATAGCCGCCGCCGCGGTGGTGTGTTTTTCGATCGCGGAGAGCACCTGCTCGTCGTGTACCCCGAAGGTTTCGGCGGCAATCGCGGCACCGAGCCGAGCGTGCAGCACGACCGGATTCGCTCGCTCGAAGCCGTCGATCGGCATGCCGCGCGCCTCACATTCGGTCAGCAGCCGCTGCGCCGGGTACAGGCGCGCGAGGTCGTGGAGCATGCCGGCCAGCCGAGCGCGCCGCGCGTCCAGACCGTGGCGCTGCGCGAGTATATCGGCACAGCGCGCGACGCGCACCGTGTGCTCGTACCGATGATCCTGCGCCAGGTGGTCGCGCACGCGCCGCGCGAGCTGCGTGAACGTCAAGCGTTATTGCGCGCCCGCAGCACGGCGATGCGGTTGCGGTAGAGCTCGCTTTTGAGATTTCCCGCCCACATCACCATCGCGCTCTCGTTATCGTCGCTGTAGTAGCCGCGGCGCAAGGTGACCGTCGTAAAACCGTACTTGCGATAGAGCTGCTGCGCGACGACGTTGCTTTCGCGTACTTCGAGCGTCAGCCACGCGGCACCGCGTTCGATCGCCTCGTCGATCAAATGCAGCAGCATTACTTCGCCCAAACGTTTTCCGCGAAACGCCGGATCCACGGCCAGCGTCGTAACGTGCGAGTCTTCCAAAATCACCCAGATGCCGCCGTACGCGACGATCCGATCGCCGATTCTTCCCACGAAATAGTGCGCCACTTTGTTGGTGCTGAGCTCGTTGTAGAAGGCGTCCGACGGCCAGACCGTCGAGAATGACGCGCGCTCGATTCGCGTGACCGCCGGTATGTCGCCGCTGATCATCGGGTCGATCGTCATGCGCTCGGGCAGTCCGGCGTCGTGCGGACTGAGGGTCATCTTCATTTCAAACGCGGAACGCGCGCGGCGGGAAGCTCGCCATAATCCGCGCGCACGGCGTGCACGCTCGCGGCAGGCTTCAGCGCGGCTGCGGCCAGAGCGGCGGCGCAAGCGGCGGGGGCGATCGAAGGAGTGACCGGGCTCACTACAATGCCGCGTTCGGCGAGCGCGCTGAGCACGTCCTCCGGGGCGCCGAGTACTGCCAGAGGCGTCGAAGGGCGGAGGGCACCCTCGAGCTCCCCAAGCACGTCGGCGATCCAGCCCGAGGCACGCTCGATCCGCCCGCCGTTACGAAGCCGCGCCGAAATCACTCCGGTCCGTCCCACGACCACCGTCAGAACCCGGTCGAACGAGCCGCCATACTCCAGCAGGTCGAAAGAGTCGATTGCAACGAGCGGGGTGCGCCACGCCTGTGCCAGCGATTTGGCGTACGAGATCGCGATCCGAAGGCCGGTAAACCCTCCGGGGCCGCATCCGACGGCGATGCGCTCGATCTGCGAAGCGGAGACGCCGGCGTCGTCGAGCACGGCCGCTATGGCGGACAAACCGGCTTCGAGCGCGACGTTGCCCGGTTCGGAGCGCTTGCTGCGGATCGATCCGCCCGCGGCGACGGCCGCAGAAAAGCCGCCCAGCGCTCCGTCGATGCCCAAAACGTTCATCGGCGGGTACAGTCCACGGTGCGCGGCGAGTCACCGGCGCCCTCAATATGAACGTCGTAACGAGCGGCCGGTACGAGGTGCGGCGCTTTCTCCCACCACTCGACCAAAACGATCGAGCGTCCGTCGAACGCGTCGTCCAAGCCGAGCTCGACGGTTTCGCCCGGTTCCCCGATGCGAAAGAGATCCAGATGATCGATCGGCGGATCGCCCGAGTAGCGATGCCAAAACGTAAACGTCGGACTCGACGTCTGGTCGGCGCCGTGAAGCGCGCGGACGACGGCTCTGACAAAAGTCGTTTTCCCCGCTCCCAGCGGTCCCGAAAGTGCGACGACGTCGCCCGGTTGCAGCCCGCGCGCGAACGCCGTTGCGAAATCGGTCAGCGCGGCCTCGTCGGAAAAAGTGCGCCGTAACGGAGCGGCGAAAGCATCGGGCATGAATGGCGACTTCGGCGCCGAGCTGGACGCGGCCCTGAACGCTCGACTCGGCGACCTGCGCGCGGCTGCCGATGCGGCGCGCGCGCGGATCGACCAAGGGGTCGAGGCGATTCGGGTCGTCGAGCCCTCGCCCATCGTCTTCGGCGACGTGCCACACCCGGCCGCGGTATCGTTCGACCTTCCGGAGGACGAGTTCGAGGCGCCGGCCGACGCCGAGGGGATTCCACTACCGGAAGAAAACCTATAGTTAACGGTTGGCCGTTCCGGCCAACCTTCGTTTTGTGAAGCCTTGAATAACGATTTAGTTTTCCAAGTCAACGTCGAAGATGAAATGCGAGAGAGCTATCTCTCGTATGCTATGTCCGTTATCGCCTCGCGGGCGCTGCCCGACGTGCGCGACGGCCTCAAACCCGTCCAGCGCCGCATCCTGTACGCGATGCGCGAGATGGGAATGGAGCCGACCAAGCAGCATCGCAAAAGCGTCGGCGTCACCGGCGAAGTGCTCAAGCTGTATCATCCGCACGGCGACTCGTCGGTATACGATGCGCTCGTGCGCATGGCCCAAGATTTTACGCTGCGCTATCCGCTGATCGACGGTCATGGCAACTTCGGTTCGATCGATCCCGATCCGCCGGCAGCCATGCGCTACACCGAAGCGCGGCTCGCGCGCGTGGCGCTCGACGTGCTCGCCGACATCGATAAAGAGACCGTTGCGTTCGTCTCCAACTTCGACAATCAAACCACCGAGCCGACCGTGCTGCCCGGCAAGCTGCCGCAGCTGCTGGTCAACGGTTCGTCCGGTATCGCCGTCGGGATGGCGACCAACATTCCGCCGCACAATCTCAGCGAAATTGCCGACGCCATCGCGGCGGTGATCGACGACCCGAACATCAGCGACGACTCGCTATGCGACATCGTCAAAGGGCCCGATTTTCCGACCGGCGGCACGATTCACGGTCTAGAAGCCATCCGCGAAGCCTACAAAACCGGCCGCGGCTCGATTACGATTCGCGGCAAGGCCGAAATCGTCGAGGAAAAAGGCAAGCATAAGATCATCATTACCGAGATTCCGTATCAGGTGTACAAGAACCGCATCGTCGAGGCGATAGCCGAAGCGCACGCGGAGAAACGCATCACCGGAATCGCGCGCTTGGACGATCTTTCGAACCGCAAAGGGATGCGCGTGGTGGTCGAGCTGCAGCGGACTGCGACCCCGAAGGTCGTGCTCAACCAGCTCTTCAAGCATACGCCGCTCCAGTCGAGCTTCGGCTTCAACATGCTGGCGCTCGTGCCCGTGGGCGCGCCGCGTCCCGACGGATCGGCCGCGCTCGAGCCGCAAGTGCTCAATCTCAAGCAGCTCCTCGAGCATTTCATCGCGCACCGCAAAGACGTCGTTACGCGCCGCACGCGTTACGACTTGCGCAAAGCCGAAGAGCGCGCGCATCTACTCGAGGGCTATCGCATCGCCCTCGACAACATCGACGAAGTCATCGAAATCGTGCGCGGCAGCCAGACCACCGACGAAGCCAAGCAGCGGTTGTCGCAGCGCTTTTCGCTCAGCGAAGTTCAGGCTCAGGCCATCGTCGACATGCGACTGCGGACCCTGGTCGGTCTCGAGCGGCAAAAGATCGAAGAAGAGTATGCCGAGCTGATCAAAACGATCGCCGAGC
The sequence above is drawn from the Candidatus Baltobacteraceae bacterium genome and encodes:
- a CDS encoding TPM domain-containing protein, with protein sequence MRTPAIATLRALAAMLAFAALLPLPAAARDFVQDQAGMFSASTISQLNARISSFNAQTGKEIVVVTVPSLNGTSLQSAASSAFSSQNVNGVLIFIAKTDRRDIIVPDNAGVQAGWFTPDVTRGIRQSMEAQFRTENYDAGIAAAVDGVLNVYRAHTGSLRSQSNAGYSGAPATAYGGGGFHISMFWWIIIAIVGFMILRSIMRAMSGPRNYGGMPGPGAPGPMPGYGGYGYGGGGGGSFFSGLLGGLGGAWLGNEMFGQHGGGGLAAPADASQAVQGGSDGGGWQGDAGQAGLGGASGGDWSGGGFGDSGGGGGDFGGGGGDSGGGW
- a CDS encoding APC family permease, whose amino-acid sequence is MATSPQLKSGSLSFIEVLATSVALIGPSMTPLLIAPGMFALAGNATWLAYVFGAAMLFFVALNINQFARRSSEAGSMYGYVADNLGRTTGALNGWALLWAYGFTAAAVVGAMALFGDLLLRDAGIHAPLVLIAAVVAAIAWQAAYRGVQISAIVMLVLEVISVVIICAVVGVVLFHQGPHLDVNQVTLKGGFPGGIGIALAFAMFSFVGFESATAFGAEAKNPLVTIPRAVIGSVLFASVFFIVVTYAEIVGMAHAAQPLDKQTFPLGTLVDLFGIGFLRVPLTIGALCSAFSVCLACITTAGRIAYAMATEGSLPPAFARIEPKHDTPNVAVTVVTAITLVIAAACLIGGIAPIDVFNNCGVLSSFGFFLAYALISIAAAVFVKRRGERRVGDLLISGVAVALLVFAAAMDFFPLPAPPQRYFAYYFLAFLVLGWMWFALRRRKAVA
- a CDS encoding GntR family transcriptional regulator, producing the protein MKQQAFERASTAVRVATVLRERIARGELRPGSRLIELDISRELGVSRSPVREALLHLAEEGLVEILPYRGAMVVPLDKVRLTELLEFRLALEHFALERLVERSDRSEIARLRERVEPLRAAISSGDRQATIDADLAMHREMVAMAGNTLVERAYESLIVQIRLYIDLTSAHYERPEDLATEHEAFFDAVERGEFLMSRKLLDAHITHGFEDVG
- a CDS encoding CoA-acylating methylmalonate-semialdehyde dehydrogenase, whose protein sequence is MEMLVTDPATGLELGSIAVAQSDDVARAVTSAKAAFITWSQVPVIERARLMFRYADALERRHEEIARSVSRENGKTIADARAEARRGIEAVEFACGMPSLMMGDALPDIARGVDSISMRYPLGVCVGITPFNFPSMIPLWMFPIALAAGNTFVLKPSPQTPLTANLLAEVAREAKFPDGVLNVVHGGVETVNALIDHPDVAAVSFVGSSTVAQLVHERAVRSHKRVQALGGAKNYLIVMPDGVKQSSIDAIVSSAFGGAGQRCLAGSVVVAVGDAGERLVPMLVDAARGLRLGCGLDAGTDMGPVISHDAIARIDGYVERARKSGATLELAPDPAAREAKGSFLSPVIFDRVDPQSELAREEIFGPVLAIVRVSTLGEAIDLANRSRYGNASSIFTSDGGSARTFSNRIEVGMVGVNIGVAAPMSFFPFGGVKDSIFGDLRCHGKDGVAFYTQQRVVISRWP
- a CDS encoding aminotransferase class III-fold pyridoxal phosphate-dependent enzyme, which gives rise to MVDNVQEARMDHVLTPWVPQAGRSVPTIVRGEGSYLYDDSGKRYLDLSAGLVAVNLGHGHAGMAQAIGEQAARLAYAPPSLGNDTRSALAKAIVEIGPWNEGGRVFFTTGGGEANEDAVKFARAITGRHKVLTAYRSFHGSAPGAGSLSGENRRWPNEPGLPGVVRFFSPFPYRSPFHTRDAAEEVERAIAHLEEIVRYEGGERIAALMIEPVIGSNGVIVFPDGYLKRVRELCDRYGILLIFDEVMTGFGRTGEAFASQRFGVAPDMFTFAKGVTSAYVPLGGVAVRESLAKFFDAHALPSGHTFSGHPLATAAGLAAVKAYREENLFPRARVVEEWLRKRFEELGSRHPMLGEARGVGAFFGLELVANPETREPLVEWQGGRTLQSLFGDLLARGMYIYGRYNVIVVSPPLTVAESELDEAMEIFDAAFAEFAKLPKAG
- the rsfS gene encoding ribosome silencing factor, with the translated sequence MVGASFGAQRTRRRARHHRGRAHVRHSARGGKSIDHVIDVVRDAALDKKGIDFTVLDVHARTILADAFVIVTGRSKIQTRAIADAIVEALKKNDAAVLRVEGYSDGTWILIDAGNLIAHVFTPEERTFYNLERLWGPLHAAS
- the yqeK gene encoding bis(5'-nucleosyl)-tetraphosphatase (symmetrical) YqeK, with the protein product MTFTQLARRVRDHLAQDHRYEHTVRVARCADILAQRHGLDARRARLAGMLHDLARLYPAQRLLTECEARGMPIDGFERANPVVLHARLGAAIAAETFGVHDEQVLSAIEKHTTAAAAMSPLDCVVFLADGLEPERNFPERAALWELAMNDLTEATREVIKSSVRHLAHKGLAVAPATIAAAHTFGIPLEEVRASTM
- the rimI gene encoding ribosomal protein S18-alanine N-acetyltransferase; translated protein: MKMTLSPHDAGLPERMTIDPMISGDIPAVTRIERASFSTVWPSDAFYNELSTNKVAHYFVGRIGDRIVAYGGIWVILEDSHVTTLAVDPAFRGKRLGEVMLLHLIDEAIERGAAWLTLEVRESNVVAQQLYRKYGFTTVTLRRGYYSDDNESAMVMWAGNLKSELYRNRIAVLRARNNA